GTAGATGGTTATGGAGGTGAATTTTTCGGAGCATTTGGTTTAGCATTTATAAATTTAGCAATGTATTTATTATTTATTGCGCTACCTTATATCGATCCTAAAGGGAAAAATTATGAAAGTTTCCAGTCAACTTATCAATATTTAAAATATTTATTAATTATATTTTTTCTTGGGATAGAAGTGACTACACTTCTAATAGGTACAGGGGTTGCGATTAATATAACAATATTTATTCAAATAATGATTTCATTGCTATTTATTTTATTAGGTAATGTAATGGGTAGATTTAAGTTTAACTATTTTGTGGGAATAAAAACACCTTGGACTTTAGCGAATGAAGAAGTATGGAGGAAAACTCATAGAATGGCTGCACCTATATGGGTCATAGGAGGAATTTTAAATATATTATTAACTGTTACAAAAGTGAACTTTAATTGGCTAGGGTTCGTAATTATTGTTGCTGCAATTTCAATTGCGCCTACTGTATATTCATATATTATTTATCATAAAATTGTTAATGAAAATAAATAAGAATATAAAAATTAGATGGCCATTATATTATGGGGTTAATTATTTATAAAGTAAAAGAAAATAATATTTACAAAATGAGTATATAGATGTATAATTTAACAAAACAATTTCATATAAGAAAGTGATGTTAAGAAGAGTAAACAAGTAACTCTCATCTCCAAGATATACAAGTCTTGGAGGTGAGAGTATTTTTATTTTATAGCATTTGCTAAGTAATAATTTAATTTTATTAAAAATAAAACAAAGATAGTGTTAACACTATCGGATGATGTAAAGAAGATAAAGAATTTAAAAGGAGAATTTATGAAAGATAATAGTCAGCCGCAAAATTCGTTTTTAAATGCGTTTAACAATACTTCATTTTTATTAACAGAAGGAGCTATTATAGAGAGATTAAAAAGGGAATTTTGTATTCCTTTAGATAAGGATATTTTGCCTGCAGGTCTAATATATGATGAAAAAGGCATTGAGATATTATCTTTAATTTATCAGCAGTATATTGATGTAGCTGATTCTTATAATATTCCTA
This window of the Clostridium estertheticum genome carries:
- a CDS encoding SdpI family protein — translated: MKKISNVLKKDKGILILIFLGFALGVYFYPLLPNRVPIHWNFKGQVDGYGGEFFGAFGLAFINLAMYLLFIALPYIDPKGKNYESFQSTYQYLKYLLIIFFLGIEVTTLLIGTGVAINITIFIQIMISLLFILLGNVMGRFKFNYFVGIKTPWTLANEEVWRKTHRMAAPIWVIGGILNILLTVTKVNFNWLGFVIIVAAISIAPTVYSYIIYHKIVNENK